One part of the Neodiprion virginianus isolate iyNeoVirg1 chromosome 3, iyNeoVirg1.1, whole genome shotgun sequence genome encodes these proteins:
- the LOC124300285 gene encoding FK506-binding protein 15-like isoform X2, with product MNNRAKMSGTSQLSSANKMFKEMLEDDDDFTSPAGSNLAAIFNTSQNTQENARNSPSRLASVKQSISDQSQSKKEVILAKAVYAFKLQNGQYVSIGKVGIALTGNVLAKQYDIILYKGTQNYLSVAAITPDFIYTVQDHNYASYYDTNKNNWSILFGNKESSIQFAREVCLSTYFSRPVRIDNNVIYQDLNAPMEVTSIAKEGDGISMKYITSVDMAQPLKMDMNLKQTITLEISKDDNWERLLIGTSIGLRRMIILPSSKQIGLGPSFPKDKEIIMEIEVVSILAKAEPLLQTTKTPDVSQKATIISRMAKMGQSILPKLPTSTTTDSEDTEEEVFHKTTRHKRVESTESTLPVKHSYSKPSLDAPTQKKILNRGELMSSTLSIATQRPVMSASTLATQWTPSQIQQYVSIDGQLLPVQQQTIAQPIPPSMDPSLNVFLSETRTQNTELRMGLAKIGDNVQKLLDKFHVLELQQASTPATDKSLEATLKMLIDINRSKENVECKERDVQSTSQTEGTQRNRNLITTTEQLNSKLNTVEDELKQATELLNDKSLRITELNRDNDVLKQTNSALKNRIEELEKDLISSQSKVATLSDKCERFKDAESKYQAKNSELENFVTELTSKCKGLEENMWKSETNNWVDKSKELKEIMTEMLEELYSCFTEDQYATDHVKSVIYKTMKSITLRIVREEEEKKKEKVKSKKDTDAPVSKSDISGTFKENEPNTKFARNDNNYKDSEELSLPAISSDSVNFSPTHINTVSESGTESPPVPKFDVEAIYQ from the exons ATGAATAACCGAGCTAAAATGAGCGGTACCAGTCAATTATCTAGTGCTAATAAAATGTTCAAAGAAATGCTTGAGGATGACGACGATTTTACATCTCCCGCAGG gtcCAATCTGGCTGCAATTTTTAACACCTCACAAAACACTCAAGAAAATGCTCGTAATTCACCATCGCGGCTTGCGTCTGTGAAACAGTCCATCAGTGATCAGAGTCAATCTAAAAAAGAAGTTATACTTGCAAAGGCTGTCTATGCATTCAAAtt ACAAAATGGACAATATGTATCGATTGGAAAAGTTGGCATAGCGCTGACAGGAAACGTCCTGGCTAAACAGTATGATATTATTCTGTACAAAGGTACCCAGAACTACTTATCTGTGGCTGCTATCACACCTGACTTCATCTACACCGTACAAGACCACAATTATGCGTCATATTACGATACCAACAAAAATAATTGGTCAATTTTGTTTGGGAATAAAGAATCGAGTATTCAATTCGCAAGGGAGGTTTGCCTCTCTACATATTTTTCCAGACCTGTTAGAATAGATAATAACGTTATATATCAGGATCTTAACGCACCTATGGAGGTCACCAGCATTGCCAAAGAAGGTGATGGTATCTCAATGAAATACATCACAAGTGTAGATATGGCCCAGCCATTGAAAATGGAcatgaatttgaaacaaacTATAACTTTGGAAATTTCTAAGGATGACAACTGGGAAAGATTACTTATTGGGACAAGCATCGGATTGAgaagaatgataattttaccGTCAAGTAAACAG ATTGGTTTAGGACCTAGTTTTCCGAAAGATAAGGAAATAATTATGGAGATAGAAGTTGTGTCAATACTTGCCAAAGCAGAACCACTACTTCAGACTACAAAGACCCCGGATGTCAGTCAAAAAGCAACAATAATATCACGCATGGCTAAGATGGGACAGTCTATACTTCCTAAATTACCAACATCTACTACCACCGATTCTGAAGATACAGAG GAAGAAGTATTTCATAAGACAACCAGGCACAAAAGA GTTGAATCAACAGAGTCAACGTTACCAGTAAAACACTCTTATTCTAAGCCATCATTAGATGCTccaacacaaaaaaaaattttgaaccgaGGAGAATTAATGTCTTCAACTCTTTCAATAGCGACACAAAGACCAGTCATGTCTGCGTCTACTCTTGCGACTCAGTGGACACCTAGTCAAATTCAG CAATATGTGTCTATTGATGGTCAACTATTACCAGTTCAGCAACAAACTATTGCTCAACCAATTCCTCCATCAATGGATCCTAGTCTGAACGTTTTTTTATCAGAAACCCGGACACAGAACACTGAGCTAAGAATGGGATTAGCTAAGATTGGTGATAACGTTCAGAAGCTTCTTGATAAG TTCCATGTTCTCGAACTTCAACAAGCATCGACTCCAGCAACTGATAAGTCACTGGAGGCAACTTTAAAAATGTTGATAGACATAAATAGAAGCAAAGAGAACGTTGAATGTAAAGAACGTGATGTACAGTCTACATCACAAACAGAGGGAACTCAAAGgaatcgaaatttaattacaacaACCGAGCAACTGAACTCGAAACTAAACACTGTAGAAGATGAACTGAAACAGGCAACCg AATTATTGAACGACAAATCATTACGCATCACCGAATTGAATCGTGATAACGATGTTTTGAAGCAAACTAACTCTGCATTAAAGAATCGTATTGAGGAGTTAGAAAAGGATTTGATATCATCTCAAAGTAAAGTTGCAACGTTATCTGACAAATGTGAACGATTTAAAGATGCAGAGAGTAAATACCAAGCAAAGAATTCAGAATTGGAGAATTTCGTAACAGAATTAACATCGAAATGCAAAGGGTTGGAGGAGAACATGTGGAAATCTGAGACCAACAAT TGGGTCGACAAATCCAAAGAGCTCAAAGAGATAATGACCGAAATGCTGGAAGAATTGTACAGTTGCTTTACAGAGGATCAATATGCGACTGATCATGTCAAGTCGGTGATATATAAGACAATGAAG agCATTACATTAAGGATAGTGCGCgaggaggaagagaaaaaaaaagaaaaggtgaAGAGCAAAAAAGACACTGATGCGCCAGTATCGAAATCTGACATCAGTGGGACTTTCAAAGAGAATGAGCCCAACACGAAATTTGcaagaaatgataataattataaggATTCAGAGGAATTATCTCTACCAGCAATATCAAGTGACagtgtaaatttttctccaaccCATATCAAT ACTGTTTCAGAATCTGGGACGGAATCACCGCCTGTACCAAAGTTTGACGTGGAAGCAATATACCAGTGA
- the LOC124300285 gene encoding FK506-binding protein 15-like isoform X1, whose amino-acid sequence MNNRAKMSGTSQLSSANKMFKEMLEDDDDFTSPAGSNLAAIFNTSQNTQENARNSPSRLASVKQSISDQSQSKKEVILAKAVYAFKLQNGQYVSIGKVGIALTGNVLAKQYDIILYKGTQNYLSVAAITPDFIYTVQDHNYASYYDTNKNNWSILFGNKESSIQFAREVCLSTYFSRPVRIDNNVIYQDLNAPMEVTSIAKEGDGISMKYITSVDMAQPLKMDMNLKQTITLEISKDDNWERLLIGTSIGLRRMIILPSSKQIGLGPSFPKDKEIIMEIEVVSILAKAEPLLQTTKTPDVSQKATIISRMAKMGQSILPKLPTSTTTDSEDTEEEVFHKTTRHKRVESTESTLPVKHSYSKPSLDAPTQKKILNRGELMSSTLSIATQRPVMSASTLATQWTPSQIQQQYVSIDGQLLPVQQQTIAQPIPPSMDPSLNVFLSETRTQNTELRMGLAKIGDNVQKLLDKFHVLELQQASTPATDKSLEATLKMLIDINRSKENVECKERDVQSTSQTEGTQRNRNLITTTEQLNSKLNTVEDELKQATELLNDKSLRITELNRDNDVLKQTNSALKNRIEELEKDLISSQSKVATLSDKCERFKDAESKYQAKNSELENFVTELTSKCKGLEENMWKSETNNWVDKSKELKEIMTEMLEELYSCFTEDQYATDHVKSVIYKTMKSITLRIVREEEEKKKEKVKSKKDTDAPVSKSDISGTFKENEPNTKFARNDNNYKDSEELSLPAISSDSVNFSPTHINTVSESGTESPPVPKFDVEAIYQ is encoded by the exons ATGAATAACCGAGCTAAAATGAGCGGTACCAGTCAATTATCTAGTGCTAATAAAATGTTCAAAGAAATGCTTGAGGATGACGACGATTTTACATCTCCCGCAGG gtcCAATCTGGCTGCAATTTTTAACACCTCACAAAACACTCAAGAAAATGCTCGTAATTCACCATCGCGGCTTGCGTCTGTGAAACAGTCCATCAGTGATCAGAGTCAATCTAAAAAAGAAGTTATACTTGCAAAGGCTGTCTATGCATTCAAAtt ACAAAATGGACAATATGTATCGATTGGAAAAGTTGGCATAGCGCTGACAGGAAACGTCCTGGCTAAACAGTATGATATTATTCTGTACAAAGGTACCCAGAACTACTTATCTGTGGCTGCTATCACACCTGACTTCATCTACACCGTACAAGACCACAATTATGCGTCATATTACGATACCAACAAAAATAATTGGTCAATTTTGTTTGGGAATAAAGAATCGAGTATTCAATTCGCAAGGGAGGTTTGCCTCTCTACATATTTTTCCAGACCTGTTAGAATAGATAATAACGTTATATATCAGGATCTTAACGCACCTATGGAGGTCACCAGCATTGCCAAAGAAGGTGATGGTATCTCAATGAAATACATCACAAGTGTAGATATGGCCCAGCCATTGAAAATGGAcatgaatttgaaacaaacTATAACTTTGGAAATTTCTAAGGATGACAACTGGGAAAGATTACTTATTGGGACAAGCATCGGATTGAgaagaatgataattttaccGTCAAGTAAACAG ATTGGTTTAGGACCTAGTTTTCCGAAAGATAAGGAAATAATTATGGAGATAGAAGTTGTGTCAATACTTGCCAAAGCAGAACCACTACTTCAGACTACAAAGACCCCGGATGTCAGTCAAAAAGCAACAATAATATCACGCATGGCTAAGATGGGACAGTCTATACTTCCTAAATTACCAACATCTACTACCACCGATTCTGAAGATACAGAG GAAGAAGTATTTCATAAGACAACCAGGCACAAAAGA GTTGAATCAACAGAGTCAACGTTACCAGTAAAACACTCTTATTCTAAGCCATCATTAGATGCTccaacacaaaaaaaaattttgaaccgaGGAGAATTAATGTCTTCAACTCTTTCAATAGCGACACAAAGACCAGTCATGTCTGCGTCTACTCTTGCGACTCAGTGGACACCTAGTCAAATTCAG cAGCAATATGTGTCTATTGATGGTCAACTATTACCAGTTCAGCAACAAACTATTGCTCAACCAATTCCTCCATCAATGGATCCTAGTCTGAACGTTTTTTTATCAGAAACCCGGACACAGAACACTGAGCTAAGAATGGGATTAGCTAAGATTGGTGATAACGTTCAGAAGCTTCTTGATAAG TTCCATGTTCTCGAACTTCAACAAGCATCGACTCCAGCAACTGATAAGTCACTGGAGGCAACTTTAAAAATGTTGATAGACATAAATAGAAGCAAAGAGAACGTTGAATGTAAAGAACGTGATGTACAGTCTACATCACAAACAGAGGGAACTCAAAGgaatcgaaatttaattacaacaACCGAGCAACTGAACTCGAAACTAAACACTGTAGAAGATGAACTGAAACAGGCAACCg AATTATTGAACGACAAATCATTACGCATCACCGAATTGAATCGTGATAACGATGTTTTGAAGCAAACTAACTCTGCATTAAAGAATCGTATTGAGGAGTTAGAAAAGGATTTGATATCATCTCAAAGTAAAGTTGCAACGTTATCTGACAAATGTGAACGATTTAAAGATGCAGAGAGTAAATACCAAGCAAAGAATTCAGAATTGGAGAATTTCGTAACAGAATTAACATCGAAATGCAAAGGGTTGGAGGAGAACATGTGGAAATCTGAGACCAACAAT TGGGTCGACAAATCCAAAGAGCTCAAAGAGATAATGACCGAAATGCTGGAAGAATTGTACAGTTGCTTTACAGAGGATCAATATGCGACTGATCATGTCAAGTCGGTGATATATAAGACAATGAAG agCATTACATTAAGGATAGTGCGCgaggaggaagagaaaaaaaaagaaaaggtgaAGAGCAAAAAAGACACTGATGCGCCAGTATCGAAATCTGACATCAGTGGGACTTTCAAAGAGAATGAGCCCAACACGAAATTTGcaagaaatgataataattataaggATTCAGAGGAATTATCTCTACCAGCAATATCAAGTGACagtgtaaatttttctccaaccCATATCAAT ACTGTTTCAGAATCTGGGACGGAATCACCGCCTGTACCAAAGTTTGACGTGGAAGCAATATACCAGTGA
- the LOC124300285 gene encoding FK506-binding protein 15-like isoform X3 — protein MNNRAKMSGTSQLSSANKMFKEMLEDDDDFTSPAGSNLAAIFNTSQNTQENARNSPSRLASVKQSISDQSQSKKEVILAKAVYAFKLQNGQYVSIGKVGIALTGNVLAKQYDIILYKGTQNYLSVAAITPDFIYTVQDHNYASYYDTNKNNWSILFGNKESSIQFAREVCLSTYFSRPVRIDNNVIYQDLNAPMEVTSIAKEGDGISMKYITSVDMAQPLKMDMNLKQTITLEISKDDNWERLLIGTSIGLRRMIILPSSKQIGLGPSFPKDKEIIMEIEVVSILAKAEPLLQTTKTPDVSQKATIISRMAKMGQSILPKLPTSTTTDSEDTEEEVFHKTTRHKRVESTESTLPVKHSYSKPSLDAPTQKKILNRGELMSSTLSIATQRPVMSASTLATQWTPSQIQQQYVSIDGQLLPVQQQTIAQPIPPSMDPSLNVFLSETRTQNTELRMGLAKIGDNVQKLLDKFHVLELQQASTPATDKSLEATLKMLIDINRSKENVECKERDVQSTSQTEGTQRNRNLITTTEQLNSKLNTVEDELKQATELLNDKSLRITELNRDNDVLKQTNSALKNRIEELEKDLISSQSKVATLSDKCERFKDAESKYQAKNSELENFVTELTSKCKGLEENMWKSETNNWVDKSKELKEIMTEMLEELYSCFTEDQYATDHVKSVIYKTMKSITLRIVREEEEKKKEKVKSKKDTDAPVSKSDISGTFKENEPNTKFARNDNNYKDSEELSLPAISSDSNLGRNHRLYQSLTWKQYTSEKHTP, from the exons ATGAATAACCGAGCTAAAATGAGCGGTACCAGTCAATTATCTAGTGCTAATAAAATGTTCAAAGAAATGCTTGAGGATGACGACGATTTTACATCTCCCGCAGG gtcCAATCTGGCTGCAATTTTTAACACCTCACAAAACACTCAAGAAAATGCTCGTAATTCACCATCGCGGCTTGCGTCTGTGAAACAGTCCATCAGTGATCAGAGTCAATCTAAAAAAGAAGTTATACTTGCAAAGGCTGTCTATGCATTCAAAtt ACAAAATGGACAATATGTATCGATTGGAAAAGTTGGCATAGCGCTGACAGGAAACGTCCTGGCTAAACAGTATGATATTATTCTGTACAAAGGTACCCAGAACTACTTATCTGTGGCTGCTATCACACCTGACTTCATCTACACCGTACAAGACCACAATTATGCGTCATATTACGATACCAACAAAAATAATTGGTCAATTTTGTTTGGGAATAAAGAATCGAGTATTCAATTCGCAAGGGAGGTTTGCCTCTCTACATATTTTTCCAGACCTGTTAGAATAGATAATAACGTTATATATCAGGATCTTAACGCACCTATGGAGGTCACCAGCATTGCCAAAGAAGGTGATGGTATCTCAATGAAATACATCACAAGTGTAGATATGGCCCAGCCATTGAAAATGGAcatgaatttgaaacaaacTATAACTTTGGAAATTTCTAAGGATGACAACTGGGAAAGATTACTTATTGGGACAAGCATCGGATTGAgaagaatgataattttaccGTCAAGTAAACAG ATTGGTTTAGGACCTAGTTTTCCGAAAGATAAGGAAATAATTATGGAGATAGAAGTTGTGTCAATACTTGCCAAAGCAGAACCACTACTTCAGACTACAAAGACCCCGGATGTCAGTCAAAAAGCAACAATAATATCACGCATGGCTAAGATGGGACAGTCTATACTTCCTAAATTACCAACATCTACTACCACCGATTCTGAAGATACAGAG GAAGAAGTATTTCATAAGACAACCAGGCACAAAAGA GTTGAATCAACAGAGTCAACGTTACCAGTAAAACACTCTTATTCTAAGCCATCATTAGATGCTccaacacaaaaaaaaattttgaaccgaGGAGAATTAATGTCTTCAACTCTTTCAATAGCGACACAAAGACCAGTCATGTCTGCGTCTACTCTTGCGACTCAGTGGACACCTAGTCAAATTCAG cAGCAATATGTGTCTATTGATGGTCAACTATTACCAGTTCAGCAACAAACTATTGCTCAACCAATTCCTCCATCAATGGATCCTAGTCTGAACGTTTTTTTATCAGAAACCCGGACACAGAACACTGAGCTAAGAATGGGATTAGCTAAGATTGGTGATAACGTTCAGAAGCTTCTTGATAAG TTCCATGTTCTCGAACTTCAACAAGCATCGACTCCAGCAACTGATAAGTCACTGGAGGCAACTTTAAAAATGTTGATAGACATAAATAGAAGCAAAGAGAACGTTGAATGTAAAGAACGTGATGTACAGTCTACATCACAAACAGAGGGAACTCAAAGgaatcgaaatttaattacaacaACCGAGCAACTGAACTCGAAACTAAACACTGTAGAAGATGAACTGAAACAGGCAACCg AATTATTGAACGACAAATCATTACGCATCACCGAATTGAATCGTGATAACGATGTTTTGAAGCAAACTAACTCTGCATTAAAGAATCGTATTGAGGAGTTAGAAAAGGATTTGATATCATCTCAAAGTAAAGTTGCAACGTTATCTGACAAATGTGAACGATTTAAAGATGCAGAGAGTAAATACCAAGCAAAGAATTCAGAATTGGAGAATTTCGTAACAGAATTAACATCGAAATGCAAAGGGTTGGAGGAGAACATGTGGAAATCTGAGACCAACAAT TGGGTCGACAAATCCAAAGAGCTCAAAGAGATAATGACCGAAATGCTGGAAGAATTGTACAGTTGCTTTACAGAGGATCAATATGCGACTGATCATGTCAAGTCGGTGATATATAAGACAATGAAG agCATTACATTAAGGATAGTGCGCgaggaggaagagaaaaaaaaagaaaaggtgaAGAGCAAAAAAGACACTGATGCGCCAGTATCGAAATCTGACATCAGTGGGACTTTCAAAGAGAATGAGCCCAACACGAAATTTGcaagaaatgataataattataaggATTCAGAGGAATTATCTCTACCAGCAATATCAAGTGACagt AATCTGGGACGGAATCACCGCCTGTACCAAAGTTTGACGTGGAAGCAATATACCAGTGAAAAACATACTCCGTGA
- the LOC124300285 gene encoding FK506-binding protein 15-like isoform X4, translating into MNNRAKMSGTSQLSSANKMFKEMLEDDDDFTSPAGSNLAAIFNTSQNTQENARNSPSRLASVKQSISDQSQSKKEVILAKAVYAFKLQNGQYVSIGKVGIALTGNVLAKQYDIILYKGTQNYLSVAAITPDFIYTVQDHNYASYYDTNKNNWSILFGNKESSIQFAREVCLSTYFSRPVRIDNNVIYQDLNAPMEVTSIAKEGDGISMKYITSVDMAQPLKMDMNLKQTITLEISKDDNWERLLIGTSIGLRRMIILPSSKQIGLGPSFPKDKEIIMEIEVVSILAKAEPLLQTTKTPDVSQKATIISRMAKMGQSILPKLPTSTTTDSEDTEEEVFHKTTRHKRVESTESTLPVKHSYSKPSLDAPTQKKILNRGELMSSTLSIATQRPVMSASTLATQWTPSQIQQQYVSIDGQLLPVQQQTIAQPIPPSMDPSLNVFLSETRTQNTELRMGLAKIGDNVQKLLDKFHVLELQQASTPATDKSLEATLKMLIDINRSKENVECKERDVQSTSQTEGTQRNRNLITTTEQLNSKLNTVEDELKQATELLNDKSLRITELNRDNDVLKQTNSALKNRIEELEKDLISSQSKVATLSDKCERFKDAESKYQAKNSELENFVTELTSKCKGLEENMWKSETNNWVDKSKELKEIMTEMLEELYSCFTEDQYATDHVKSVIYKTMKSITLRIVREEEEKKKEKVKSKKDTDAPVSKSDISGTFKENEPNTKFARNDNNYKDSEELSLPAISSDSTVSESGTESPPVPKFDVEAIYQ; encoded by the exons ATGAATAACCGAGCTAAAATGAGCGGTACCAGTCAATTATCTAGTGCTAATAAAATGTTCAAAGAAATGCTTGAGGATGACGACGATTTTACATCTCCCGCAGG gtcCAATCTGGCTGCAATTTTTAACACCTCACAAAACACTCAAGAAAATGCTCGTAATTCACCATCGCGGCTTGCGTCTGTGAAACAGTCCATCAGTGATCAGAGTCAATCTAAAAAAGAAGTTATACTTGCAAAGGCTGTCTATGCATTCAAAtt ACAAAATGGACAATATGTATCGATTGGAAAAGTTGGCATAGCGCTGACAGGAAACGTCCTGGCTAAACAGTATGATATTATTCTGTACAAAGGTACCCAGAACTACTTATCTGTGGCTGCTATCACACCTGACTTCATCTACACCGTACAAGACCACAATTATGCGTCATATTACGATACCAACAAAAATAATTGGTCAATTTTGTTTGGGAATAAAGAATCGAGTATTCAATTCGCAAGGGAGGTTTGCCTCTCTACATATTTTTCCAGACCTGTTAGAATAGATAATAACGTTATATATCAGGATCTTAACGCACCTATGGAGGTCACCAGCATTGCCAAAGAAGGTGATGGTATCTCAATGAAATACATCACAAGTGTAGATATGGCCCAGCCATTGAAAATGGAcatgaatttgaaacaaacTATAACTTTGGAAATTTCTAAGGATGACAACTGGGAAAGATTACTTATTGGGACAAGCATCGGATTGAgaagaatgataattttaccGTCAAGTAAACAG ATTGGTTTAGGACCTAGTTTTCCGAAAGATAAGGAAATAATTATGGAGATAGAAGTTGTGTCAATACTTGCCAAAGCAGAACCACTACTTCAGACTACAAAGACCCCGGATGTCAGTCAAAAAGCAACAATAATATCACGCATGGCTAAGATGGGACAGTCTATACTTCCTAAATTACCAACATCTACTACCACCGATTCTGAAGATACAGAG GAAGAAGTATTTCATAAGACAACCAGGCACAAAAGA GTTGAATCAACAGAGTCAACGTTACCAGTAAAACACTCTTATTCTAAGCCATCATTAGATGCTccaacacaaaaaaaaattttgaaccgaGGAGAATTAATGTCTTCAACTCTTTCAATAGCGACACAAAGACCAGTCATGTCTGCGTCTACTCTTGCGACTCAGTGGACACCTAGTCAAATTCAG cAGCAATATGTGTCTATTGATGGTCAACTATTACCAGTTCAGCAACAAACTATTGCTCAACCAATTCCTCCATCAATGGATCCTAGTCTGAACGTTTTTTTATCAGAAACCCGGACACAGAACACTGAGCTAAGAATGGGATTAGCTAAGATTGGTGATAACGTTCAGAAGCTTCTTGATAAG TTCCATGTTCTCGAACTTCAACAAGCATCGACTCCAGCAACTGATAAGTCACTGGAGGCAACTTTAAAAATGTTGATAGACATAAATAGAAGCAAAGAGAACGTTGAATGTAAAGAACGTGATGTACAGTCTACATCACAAACAGAGGGAACTCAAAGgaatcgaaatttaattacaacaACCGAGCAACTGAACTCGAAACTAAACACTGTAGAAGATGAACTGAAACAGGCAACCg AATTATTGAACGACAAATCATTACGCATCACCGAATTGAATCGTGATAACGATGTTTTGAAGCAAACTAACTCTGCATTAAAGAATCGTATTGAGGAGTTAGAAAAGGATTTGATATCATCTCAAAGTAAAGTTGCAACGTTATCTGACAAATGTGAACGATTTAAAGATGCAGAGAGTAAATACCAAGCAAAGAATTCAGAATTGGAGAATTTCGTAACAGAATTAACATCGAAATGCAAAGGGTTGGAGGAGAACATGTGGAAATCTGAGACCAACAAT TGGGTCGACAAATCCAAAGAGCTCAAAGAGATAATGACCGAAATGCTGGAAGAATTGTACAGTTGCTTTACAGAGGATCAATATGCGACTGATCATGTCAAGTCGGTGATATATAAGACAATGAAG agCATTACATTAAGGATAGTGCGCgaggaggaagagaaaaaaaaagaaaaggtgaAGAGCAAAAAAGACACTGATGCGCCAGTATCGAAATCTGACATCAGTGGGACTTTCAAAGAGAATGAGCCCAACACGAAATTTGcaagaaatgataataattataaggATTCAGAGGAATTATCTCTACCAGCAATATCAAGTGACagt ACTGTTTCAGAATCTGGGACGGAATCACCGCCTGTACCAAAGTTTGACGTGGAAGCAATATACCAGTGA